In Thermodesulfobacteriota bacterium, a single genomic region encodes these proteins:
- a CDS encoding S41 family peptidase, translated as MVNALLNICLPEDTKVKYLSPHWFESHNACFSDFNEMIADPIERKKKIQIPYRIIKHINSGYIAWEDVDSFSTSNLVEVLDIFKKAGIETIILDMRNNIGGSIFDMKAFLRLVLRARGDPYFTTLKSQKRTDEYVVKKDGAYSKFKWVVIVNNKSASATEVIAGVLKRQGAVIMGEPTYGKGTVQERWILFNVGDKRCPGLLKLTARQIFFDDGTSPEGTGIKPDIVVTDSENTLLKPIEYISRQMVK; from the coding sequence ATGGTTAATGCCTTATTAAATATTTGCCTTCCCGAAGATACGAAGGTGAAGTATCTTAGCCCGCATTGGTTTGAATCTCATAATGCCTGTTTCAGTGATTTCAATGAAATGATTGCAGATCCAATTGAAAGAAAAAAGAAAATACAAATTCCCTATAGGATCATCAAGCATATCAATTCAGGTTACATAGCGTGGGAGGATGTGGATAGCTTCAGTACGAGCAATTTGGTTGAAGTGCTGGATATATTTAAGAAAGCGGGCATCGAAACAATCATTCTTGATATGAGGAATAATATTGGTGGGAGTATATTTGACATGAAAGCCTTTTTGAGGCTTGTATTGAGGGCAAGAGGAGACCCATATTTTACAACACTAAAATCACAAAAACGAACCGATGAATATGTTGTGAAAAAAGATGGTGCATATTCGAAATTTAAATGGGTGGTAATCGTAAATAATAAATCAGCTTCTGCAACAGAGGTCATCGCTGGCGTATTAAAACGTCAAGGCGCTGTAATTATGGGTGAACCCACATATGGAAAGGGAACTGTCCAGGAAAGATGGATTCTGTTTAATGTGGGGGATAAGCGATGTCCAGGATTATTGAAATTAACTGCAAGGCAGATATTTTTCGATGATGGAACAAGCCCTGAAGGAACTGGAATTAAACCCGATATTGTCGTTACCGATTCGGAAAACACGTTGCTAAAACCGATTGAATATATATCACGCCAAATGGTTAAATGA